From Acidimicrobiales bacterium:
ACGACCGGGGCCGGTTCACCGACGAGGTCGGGCTGTGGGCTGGCCAGAACGTTTTCGATGCCAACTCGGAGATCATCCGTCACCTTAAGGAGGCGGGCCGGATCATCCGCCACGACACCTACGAGCACAATTACCCGCACTGCTGGCGCACCGACACGCCGATCATCTACAAGGCCATCTCTTCGTGGTTCGTCAAGGTGACCGACCTCCGGGAGCGTCTGCTGGCCACCAACCAGCAGATCAACTGGGTACCGAACCACGTCCGGGACGGGCGGTTCGGCATGTGGCTGGACGGCGTCCGAGACTGGTCGATCAGCCGGAACCGCTTCTGGGGATCACCCATCCCCGTGTGGCGCAGCGACGACCCCAAGTACCCGCGGGTAGACGTCTACGGCAGCCTGGACGAGATCCAGCGGGACTTCGGAATCCGGCCCGATGACCTTCACCGGCCGTTCATCGACGAGCTGACCCGACCCAACCCGGACGACCCGACTGGCCGGTCCACCATGCGTCGGGTCCCCGAGGTCCTGGACTGCTGGTTCGAGTCGGGCTCCATGCCGTTCGCCCAGGTGCATTACCCGTTCGAGAACCGGGAGTGGTTCGAGGAACACTTCCCAGCCGACTTCATCGTGGAGTACAGCAACCAGACCCGTGGTTGGTTCTACACCCTCCATGTCCTGGCCGGCGCTCTGTTCGACCTGCCCTCCTTTGAGAACGTCATCTGCCACGGGATCTTGTTGGCTGAGGACGGCACCAAGCTGTCCAAGAAGCTGCGGAACTACACCGAGCCGACCGCCATCTTCGACAACCAGGGCTCTGACGCCCTGCGCTGGTACCTGATGTCGTCGGCCATCGTGCGAGGCGGCGACCTGCGAATTTCCGACGATGGCATCGACGACGTGGTGCGCCAGGTGTTGCTGCCCATCTGGAGCGCTTACGGATTTTTCACCCTGTACGCCAACGTCGACGGCCACCGGGCCGAGATGCGGTACGACTCACCACGTCTACTGGACCGCTATCTGCTGGCCAAGACCCGCCTGCTGGTCGAGGCGGTTCAGGACCACATGGAGGCCTACGACCTGTCGGGTGCCGCCCATGAGATCCAGGCCTTCATCGACGCCCTTAACAACTGGTACATCCGGAGGAGCCGGGACCGGTTCTGGGCCAAGACGGCCACCGCCGACGATGCCGACAAGCGGGACGCCTACGACACCCTCTACACCGTCCTGGTCACTTTCAGCCGGGTGGCAGCGCCGTTCCTCCCCTTGGTGATGGAGGAGATCCACGGTGGGCTGACTGGCGGGCAGAGCGTCCACCTGGCCGACTGGCCCGACCTAGACGACCTCCCCTCGGACCCGGCGCTGGTGGCTCGTATGGACCGCATCCGCGACGTGGCCTCCACGGCGCTCCGCCTGCGCGAGGAGCACGGCCTACGGGTCCGGCTCCCCCTGTCTCGCCTGACGGTGGCCGGCGTGAACAGCGAAACGCTGGTCGACCTGGTTGACCTCCTGGTCGATGAGGTCAACGTGAGGTCGGTGGAGTTGACCGACGACCTGGAGGGCCATGCCCGCCTGGTCCTACAGCCCGACGGCCGGGCCCTGGGTCCCCGACTGGGTGGCGACGTCCAGGCTGTCTTCGCGGCGGCCCGGTCGGGTGACTACCGACGTAACGATGACGGGACGGTGACGGTGGCTGGCCAGGTGTTGGTGCCTGGTGAGTTCGACCTGGGGGTGGAGTCGCCCGACGGCGTCACGGCGGCCGCTCTGAGTAGCGGCGACGCCGTCGTGGTCCTGGACACCGAAGTCACCGATGACCT
This genomic window contains:
- the ileS gene encoding isoleucine--tRNA ligase, with the protein product MSDEHPPSADAPDASNDPYPHVGRADFPAMEERALARWADEGTFPASVEARPAEAEYVFYDGPPFANGLPHHGHLLTGYVKDVVPRYQTMRGHRVDRRFGWDCHGLPAEMEAVKDLPVSGRADIIEYGIERFNAACRESVLRYTSEWEKTVTRQARWVDFENDYKTMDLSYMESVMWAFKQLWDKGLVYEAFQVMPYSWGAETPLSNFEIRLDDATRPRQDPAITVAFDLDPADGDPGPMRILAWTTTPWTLPSNLALAVGPDVSYSLRRDADGTVYVLGAEAVAHYEDQLSDTTEVGACTGNDLVGRTYRPLFDFFDDRTDAFRVLGADFVDASDGTGAVHMAPGFGEDDQEVCEAAGIPIGRVVPVDDRGRFTDEVGLWAGQNVFDANSEIIRHLKEAGRIIRHDTYEHNYPHCWRTDTPIIYKAISSWFVKVTDLRERLLATNQQINWVPNHVRDGRFGMWLDGVRDWSISRNRFWGSPIPVWRSDDPKYPRVDVYGSLDEIQRDFGIRPDDLHRPFIDELTRPNPDDPTGRSTMRRVPEVLDCWFESGSMPFAQVHYPFENREWFEEHFPADFIVEYSNQTRGWFYTLHVLAGALFDLPSFENVICHGILLAEDGTKLSKKLRNYTEPTAIFDNQGSDALRWYLMSSAIVRGGDLRISDDGIDDVVRQVLLPIWSAYGFFTLYANVDGHRAEMRYDSPRLLDRYLLAKTRLLVEAVQDHMEAYDLSGAAHEIQAFIDALNNWYIRRSRDRFWAKTATADDADKRDAYDTLYTVLVTFSRVAAPFLPLVMEEIHGGLTGGQSVHLADWPDLDDLPSDPALVARMDRIRDVASTALRLREEHGLRVRLPLSRLTVAGVNSETLVDLVDLLVDEVNVRSVELTDDLEGHARLVLQPDGRALGPRLGGDVQAVFAAARSGDYRRNDDGTVTVAGQVLVPGEFDLGVESPDGVTAAALSSGDAVVVLDTEVTDDLTREGLARDVVRQVQQARRDAGLVVTDRIRLVLDGDEDLMEAIRAHETHVAGQVLAVELVYDTIDPNADGSTEATVEGATLRFSLAVA